Proteins encoded together in one Acanthochromis polyacanthus isolate Apoly-LR-REF ecotype Palm Island chromosome 12, KAUST_Apoly_ChrSc, whole genome shotgun sequence window:
- the pianp gene encoding PILR alpha-associated neural protein, with translation MERCFISLVARLTALISLFLVALVTQPSTCNRDDSEGEEQVDTLSVQLSVTAQATPTPLWAVVWGPTQPLEDETHHFLSSQETDHLHLHGNQQETGTVTSEDWLYPDTSMQPRERPPLESRDQEGVDDGGAEAEETEPEEVDPQFYVTVTISSLLILTAVIITAKLCYDRSCSQHPPPLSRGVPPALSLALPRSLASEESRQTLHSTASSSFTDRERIPVVNL, from the exons ATGGAGAGATG CTTCATCTCTCTTGTCGCTCGACTGACCGCCCTCATCTCCCTTTTCCTGGTTGCTCTGGTGACACAGCCCTCTACCTGTAACCGTGACGACAGCGAGGGTGAGGAGCAGGTGGACACCCTGTCGGTCCAGTTGTCAGTCACAGCCCAGGCCACACCTACCCCTCTGTGGGCGGTGGTCTGGGGTCCCACGCAGCCGCTGGAAGATGAGACGCACCACTTCCTCTCCAGCCAGGAAACCGATCACCTGCATCTGCACGGGAACCAGCAGGAGACCGGCACTGTTACGTCTGAAGACTGGCTTTACCCCGACACAAGCATGCAGCCCCGAGAGAGGCCACCGCTGGAGTCCAGGGACCAGGAGGGAGTGGATGATGGAGGGGCAGAGGCAGAGGAGACGGAGCCTGAGGAAG tggaCCCTCAGTTCTACGTCACCGTGACCATCTCCTCGCTGCTCATCCTGACAGCTGTCATCATCACAGCCAAACTCTG tTACGATCGCAGCTGTTCCCAGCATCCGCCCCCGCTTTCCCGTGGCGTGCCCCCCGCCCTCTCCCTCGCGCTCCCTCGCTCCCTCGCTTCGGAGGAAAGCCGGCAGACGCTGCACAgcaccgcctcctcctccttcaccgACAGGGAGAG
- the si:ch211-154o6.3 gene encoding F-box/WD repeat-containing protein 7 isoform X2 encodes MPPASKIHKGEKESKAQATPVPAARQEEEAQIGRQRERTEPAEVSDYCQDTSRHCPDFDKEQQLRQQEAEFTSLKASWEKSRFRLRLLEGHSDIVTCVVAVDNLVVSGSRDTTVKVWHVPTATEQKNLGGHTGGVTCLSAPPPEYCTRLARSLSLSTKERFILSGSADCYVKIWALNIGQCVKSIYTFNAVTALCFVPEEGGYIITGSDGGKVQAWSWHSFQNCQSVNAHQEAVTSIQSQGPLVFSGSAEGGVSVWENRCSDRDPLTLLHHWSSQVTGFRGRLGGRLTLSPRGDKVFLAYGQAWLKILHWRTGATSRVTNHSDVTGVTDCVHQTGGLLIGSCYDLANGESTLNLFSLPQCQYLVSLTWPDAPRILCFAAWTTGSGDHRWVIGGHNLTVLEQLPSSGKQRGDVTVRRDGRMDSCLESEGDTEGDEDTDDYEDDDDEGKDSRSDRAEDGGSGSWLRCVLQ; translated from the exons ATGCCTCCAGCCTCAAAGATCCATAAGGGAGAAAAGGAGTCCAAAGCTCAAGCGACGCCGGTGCCAGctgccaggcaggaggaggaagcaCAGATAGGCCGACAGCGGGAAAGGACGGAGCCGGCCGAGGTGTCAGATTACTGTCAGGACACGTCGAGACACTGTCCAGACTTTGATAAGGAGCAGCAACTGCGACAACAAG aagCTGAATTTACGTCCCTCAAAGCGTCTTGGGAAAAGTCCAGGTTTCGTCTACGGCTGTTGGAGGGTCACAGTGACATAGTGACCTGTGTAGTGGCTGTTGACAACCTGGTGGTTTCTGGAAG TCGAGACACAACAGTGAAGGTGTGGCACGTTCCTACAGCAACAGAGCAAAAGAACCTGGGAGGACACACCGGTGGagtcacctgtctgtctgctcctcCCCCTGAGTACTGCACCAGGCTAG CCCGGTCCCTGTCTCTGTCTACCAAAGAGAGATTCATTTTGAGTGGCTCTGCAGACTGCTACGTGAAGATCTGGGCGCTGAACATCG GGCAGTGTGTTAAATCCATCTACACATTCAACGCTGTGACTGCACTCTGCTTTGTGCCAGAGGAAGGTGGCTACATCATCACTGGTTCAG ACGGGGGGAAAGTTCAAGCCTGGAGCTGGCATTCTTTCCAGAACTGCCAGTCAGTCAATGCTCACCAGGAGGCAGTCACTTCCATCCAG TCTCAGGGTCCGCTGGTGTTCAGCGGCTCGGCTGAAGGAGGGGTGTCTGTGTGGGAAAACAGATGTTCAGATCGTGACCCCCTGACGCTGCTGCACCACTGGAGCAGCCAGGTGACAGGCTTCAGGGGGCGGCTGGGCGGGCGTCTCACCCTCAGCCCGCGGGGAGATAAAGTGTTCCTGGCGTACGGTCAAGCTTGGCTCAAGATCCTGCACTGGAGGACAG GAGCCACATCCAGAGTGACCAATCACAGCGACGTCACCGGGGTAACAGATTGCGTTCACCAGACAGGAGGCCTCCTAATTGGCTCCTGCTATGATCTGGCAAATGGAGAGAGCACGCTGAATT TGTTCTCTCTGCCACAGTGTCAGTATCTGGTCTCTCTGACCTGGCCTGATGCTCCCAGAATCCTTTGCTTTGCAGCATGGACCACTGGGAGTGGAGACCACCGATGGGTGATTGGAGGTCACAACCTCACCGTACTGGAGCAACTCCCTAGTTCTGGGAAGCAGAG GGGTGACGTCACAGTAAGGAGAGACGGCCGAATGGACTCCTGCTTGGAGTCAGAGGGGGACACGGAAGGTGACGAGGACACTGACG ATTATGAGGATGACGACGACGAAGGAAAAGACAGCCGCTCTGATCGTGCGGAGGACGGCGGGTCTGGATCGTGGCTCCGCTGCGTTCTTCAGTGA
- the si:ch211-154o6.3 gene encoding lissencephaly-1 homolog isoform X1: protein MGEVRKLQKKLRQIETLEIKISLTAEERFKISRKAELRSRLAQLQLQLSGPQQTLGIVGDGKKEKMKRQVEKAPEALPSQMPPASKIHKGEKESKAQATPVPAARQEEEAQIGRQRERTEPAEVSDYCQDTSRHCPDFDKEQQLRQQEAEFTSLKASWEKSRFRLRLLEGHSDIVTCVVAVDNLVVSGSRDTTVKVWHVPTATEQKNLGGHTGGVTCLSAPPPEYCTRLARSLSLSTKERFILSGSADCYVKIWALNIGQCVKSIYTFNAVTALCFVPEEGGYIITGSDGGKVQAWSWHSFQNCQSVNAHQEAVTSIQSQGPLVFSGSAEGGVSVWENRCSDRDPLTLLHHWSSQVTGFRGRLGGRLTLSPRGDKVFLAYGQAWLKILHWRTGATSRVTNHSDVTGVTDCVHQTGGLLIGSCYDLANGESTLNLFSLPQCQYLVSLTWPDAPRILCFAAWTTGSGDHRWVIGGHNLTVLEQLPSSGKQRGDVTVRRDGRMDSCLESEGDTEGDEDTDDYEDDDDEGKDSRSDRAEDGGSGSWLRCVLQ from the exons ATGGGAGAAGTGAGGAAGCTGCAAAAGAAGTTGAGACAGATTGAAACTCTGGAAATAAAAATCAGTCTCACTGCAGAGGAGAGATTCAAG ATCTCCAGGAAGGCGGAGCTGCGTTCCAGATTGGCtcagcttcagctgcagctttcTGGCCCGCAGCAAACTCTTGGGATTGTGGGAGACGGAAAAAAGGAGAAGATGAAAAGACAAGT GGAGAAAGCCCCCGAGGCCCTTCCATCACAAATGCCTCCAGCCTCAAAGATCCATAAGGGAGAAAAGGAGTCCAAAGCTCAAGCGACGCCGGTGCCAGctgccaggcaggaggaggaagcaCAGATAGGCCGACAGCGGGAAAGGACGGAGCCGGCCGAGGTGTCAGATTACTGTCAGGACACGTCGAGACACTGTCCAGACTTTGATAAGGAGCAGCAACTGCGACAACAAG aagCTGAATTTACGTCCCTCAAAGCGTCTTGGGAAAAGTCCAGGTTTCGTCTACGGCTGTTGGAGGGTCACAGTGACATAGTGACCTGTGTAGTGGCTGTTGACAACCTGGTGGTTTCTGGAAG TCGAGACACAACAGTGAAGGTGTGGCACGTTCCTACAGCAACAGAGCAAAAGAACCTGGGAGGACACACCGGTGGagtcacctgtctgtctgctcctcCCCCTGAGTACTGCACCAGGCTAG CCCGGTCCCTGTCTCTGTCTACCAAAGAGAGATTCATTTTGAGTGGCTCTGCAGACTGCTACGTGAAGATCTGGGCGCTGAACATCG GGCAGTGTGTTAAATCCATCTACACATTCAACGCTGTGACTGCACTCTGCTTTGTGCCAGAGGAAGGTGGCTACATCATCACTGGTTCAG ACGGGGGGAAAGTTCAAGCCTGGAGCTGGCATTCTTTCCAGAACTGCCAGTCAGTCAATGCTCACCAGGAGGCAGTCACTTCCATCCAG TCTCAGGGTCCGCTGGTGTTCAGCGGCTCGGCTGAAGGAGGGGTGTCTGTGTGGGAAAACAGATGTTCAGATCGTGACCCCCTGACGCTGCTGCACCACTGGAGCAGCCAGGTGACAGGCTTCAGGGGGCGGCTGGGCGGGCGTCTCACCCTCAGCCCGCGGGGAGATAAAGTGTTCCTGGCGTACGGTCAAGCTTGGCTCAAGATCCTGCACTGGAGGACAG GAGCCACATCCAGAGTGACCAATCACAGCGACGTCACCGGGGTAACAGATTGCGTTCACCAGACAGGAGGCCTCCTAATTGGCTCCTGCTATGATCTGGCAAATGGAGAGAGCACGCTGAATT TGTTCTCTCTGCCACAGTGTCAGTATCTGGTCTCTCTGACCTGGCCTGATGCTCCCAGAATCCTTTGCTTTGCAGCATGGACCACTGGGAGTGGAGACCACCGATGGGTGATTGGAGGTCACAACCTCACCGTACTGGAGCAACTCCCTAGTTCTGGGAAGCAGAG GGGTGACGTCACAGTAAGGAGAGACGGCCGAATGGACTCCTGCTTGGAGTCAGAGGGGGACACGGAAGGTGACGAGGACACTGACG ATTATGAGGATGACGACGACGAAGGAAAAGACAGCCGCTCTGATCGTGCGGAGGACGGCGGGTCTGGATCGTGGCTCCGCTGCGTTCTTCAGTGA
- the znf384b gene encoding zinc finger protein 384b isoform X1, giving the protein MMEDSHFNSSYFWSPVPTVPGQIENAMFLNKVKEQQEKSISFPPSSAPHYQTALLTIPTPGAKTDGGGQAGSAAHLHPPHSTQNITVLPVPSTGIMTAAGLVITTPQGTLVSPTSSQSFVSGHPATTMIVSALHPQDKKEGDGPHVVVMPAPSKRGRKKKVTQTRVSPLGGPAQETLILAHLTAGGQVASLQHHTRDPYDLSNEEEDPSPKDSTKTYRCRMCAATFFSKSDMQIHSKSHTEAKPHKCPHCAKSFANSSYLAQHIRIHSGAKPYTCSYCQKSFRQLSHLQQHTRNHTESKPHKCPHCTKSFANSSYLAQHIRIHTGVKPYTCSYCQKCFRQLSHLQQHSRIHTGDRPYKCTHPGCEKSFTQLSNLQSHRRQHNKDKPYKCTNCNKGYIDSASLEVHMSTHTVKHARIYSCGLCNRTYTSVRQMSISEEHFYLKHFESPHWHQKPGNYFTPCSHVSTVSPLPILPSSQETYLVKHMEKHNPDQLTAPAVMAAQSAQQNQSQAQSQAGAQRRVENADGGSTRPGGAGSGAAGGGQQGQSQSNYPQTESIPCPFDLHQYKTVSANDIQYKPVSVADITSHKDLCLTVSASTIQVEHLNS; this is encoded by the exons ATGATGGAGGATTCTCATTTTAATTCCTCATATTTCTGGTCTCCTGTTCCGACTGTGCCAGGACAG ATTGAGAATGCCATGTTCCTGAACAAGGTAAAAGAGCAACAGGAAAAGAGTatttccttccctccttcttcTGCACCCCACTACCAGACAGCCCTTCTCACCATCCCCACTCCTGGGGCCAAGACAGATGGAGGAGGGCAGGCTGGTTCTGCGGCACACCTGCACCCTCCTCACAGCACCCAGAACATCACAGTGCTGCCCGTCCCCTCCACGGGCATCATGACAGCAG CAGGTCTAGTGATCACAACTCCTCAGGGAACGCTAGTCTCCCCCACCTCCTCACAATCGTTTGTTTCTGGACATCCAGCAACAACCATGATTGTTTCAGCGCTCCATCCACAAG ATAAAAAAGAAGGGGATGGACCCCATGTGGTCGTGATGCCAGCGCCCTCCAAACGAGGGAGAAAGAAGAAGGTAACACAAACTAGAGTCAGTCCTCTGGGCGGACCAGCACAAGAGACACTAATACTGGCTCATCTCACGGCTGGTGGCCAG GTAGCATCTCTGCAGCATCACACTAGAGACCCGTATGACCTGTCAAATGAAGAGGAAGATCCAAGCCCTAAAGATAGCACTAAAACATACAG GTGCCGGATGTGTGCGGCGACCTTCTTCAGTAAGTCTGACATGCAGATCCACTCCAAGTCGCACACAGAGGCCAAACCTCACAAGTGTCCTCACTGCGCCAAGTCATTCGCCAACTCCAGCTACCTGGCCCAGCACATCCGCATCCACAGCGGGGCCAAGCCTTACACCTGCTCCTACTGCCAGAAATCTTTCAGGCAGCTCAGTCACTTACAGCAGCACACACG GAACCACACAGAGTCAAAGCCCCACAAGTGTCCGCACTGTACCAAGTCATTTGCCAACTCTAGCTACCTGGCCCAACATATCCGCATCCACACGGGAGTGAAACCCTACACCTGCTCCTACTGCCAAAAATGCTTCAGACAGCTCAGTCACCTTCAGCAGCACAGCAG gATACACACTGGAGATCGGCCGTACAAGTGCACCCACCCAGGCTGTGAGAAGTCCTTCACGCAACTCTCCAATTTACAG TCCCACCGGCgtcaacacaacaaagacaagccCTACAAATGCACCAACTGCAATAAAGGATACATAGATTCAGCGAGCCTGGAGGTGcacatgtccacacacacagtcaaacacGCCAGGATCTACTCATGTGGTCTCTGCAACCGCACTTATACCTCAGTAAGACAAATGTCCATTTCTGAAGAGCATTTCTACTTGAaacactttgaatcgcctcacTGGCATCAGAAACCTGGCAACTACTTTACACCGTGTAGTCATGTGTCCACTGTTTCCCCTCTACCTATCCTCCCCTCATCTCAGGAGACGTATCTGGTGAAACACATGGAGAAACACAACCCAGACCAGTTGACTGCACCAGCAGTCATGGCAGCACAGTCAGCACAACAGAACCAAAGCCAGGcccagagtcaggcaggagctCAGAGACGGGTAGAGAATGCAGATGGAGGATCGACCCGACCTGGGGGAGCTGGGAGTGGAGCAGCAGGTGGAGGCCAGCAAGGACAGAGCCAGAGCAACTACCCCCAGACAGAAAGCATCCCCTGCCCGTTTGACCTGCATCAGTATAAGACAGTGTCTGCCAATGACATCCAGTACAAACCGGTCAGTGTGGCCGACATTACGTCCCACAAGGACCTCTGTCTCACTGTGTCCGCATCCACCATTCAAGTGGAGCACCTCAACTCGTAG
- the znf384b gene encoding zinc finger protein 384b isoform X2: MMEDSHFNSSYFWSPVPTVPGQIENAMFLNKVKEQQEKSISFPPSSAPHYQTALLTIPTPGAKTDGGGQAGSAAHLHPPHSTQNITVLPVPSTGIMTAAGLVITTPQGTLVSPTSSQSFVSGHPATTMIVSALHPQDKKEGDGPHVVVMPAPSKRGRKKKVTQTRVSPLGGPAQETLILAHLTAGGQVASLQHHTRDPYDLSNEEEDPSPKDSTKTYRCRMCAATFFSKSDMQIHSKSHTEAKPHKCPHCAKSFANSSYLAQHIRIHSGAKPYTCSYCQKSFRQLSHLQQHTRNHTESKPHKCPHCTKSFANSSYLAQHIRIHTGVKPYTCSYCQKCFRQLSHLQQHSRIHTGDRPYKCTHPGCEKSFTQLSNLQSHRRQHNKDKPYKCTNCNKGYIDSASLEVHMSTHTVKHARIYSCGLCNRTYTSETYLVKHMEKHNPDQLTAPAVMAAQSAQQNQSQAQSQAGAQRRVENADGGSTRPGGAGSGAAGGGQQGQSQSNYPQTESIPCPFDLHQYKTVSANDIQYKPVSVADITSHKDLCLTVSASTIQVEHLNS; this comes from the exons ATGATGGAGGATTCTCATTTTAATTCCTCATATTTCTGGTCTCCTGTTCCGACTGTGCCAGGACAG ATTGAGAATGCCATGTTCCTGAACAAGGTAAAAGAGCAACAGGAAAAGAGTatttccttccctccttcttcTGCACCCCACTACCAGACAGCCCTTCTCACCATCCCCACTCCTGGGGCCAAGACAGATGGAGGAGGGCAGGCTGGTTCTGCGGCACACCTGCACCCTCCTCACAGCACCCAGAACATCACAGTGCTGCCCGTCCCCTCCACGGGCATCATGACAGCAG CAGGTCTAGTGATCACAACTCCTCAGGGAACGCTAGTCTCCCCCACCTCCTCACAATCGTTTGTTTCTGGACATCCAGCAACAACCATGATTGTTTCAGCGCTCCATCCACAAG ATAAAAAAGAAGGGGATGGACCCCATGTGGTCGTGATGCCAGCGCCCTCCAAACGAGGGAGAAAGAAGAAGGTAACACAAACTAGAGTCAGTCCTCTGGGCGGACCAGCACAAGAGACACTAATACTGGCTCATCTCACGGCTGGTGGCCAG GTAGCATCTCTGCAGCATCACACTAGAGACCCGTATGACCTGTCAAATGAAGAGGAAGATCCAAGCCCTAAAGATAGCACTAAAACATACAG GTGCCGGATGTGTGCGGCGACCTTCTTCAGTAAGTCTGACATGCAGATCCACTCCAAGTCGCACACAGAGGCCAAACCTCACAAGTGTCCTCACTGCGCCAAGTCATTCGCCAACTCCAGCTACCTGGCCCAGCACATCCGCATCCACAGCGGGGCCAAGCCTTACACCTGCTCCTACTGCCAGAAATCTTTCAGGCAGCTCAGTCACTTACAGCAGCACACACG GAACCACACAGAGTCAAAGCCCCACAAGTGTCCGCACTGTACCAAGTCATTTGCCAACTCTAGCTACCTGGCCCAACATATCCGCATCCACACGGGAGTGAAACCCTACACCTGCTCCTACTGCCAAAAATGCTTCAGACAGCTCAGTCACCTTCAGCAGCACAGCAG gATACACACTGGAGATCGGCCGTACAAGTGCACCCACCCAGGCTGTGAGAAGTCCTTCACGCAACTCTCCAATTTACAG TCCCACCGGCgtcaacacaacaaagacaagccCTACAAATGCACCAACTGCAATAAAGGATACATAGATTCAGCGAGCCTGGAGGTGcacatgtccacacacacagtcaaacacGCCAGGATCTACTCATGTGGTCTCTGCAACCGCACTTATACCTCA GAGACGTATCTGGTGAAACACATGGAGAAACACAACCCAGACCAGTTGACTGCACCAGCAGTCATGGCAGCACAGTCAGCACAACAGAACCAAAGCCAGGcccagagtcaggcaggagctCAGAGACGGGTAGAGAATGCAGATGGAGGATCGACCCGACCTGGGGGAGCTGGGAGTGGAGCAGCAGGTGGAGGCCAGCAAGGACAGAGCCAGAGCAACTACCCCCAGACAGAAAGCATCCCCTGCCCGTTTGACCTGCATCAGTATAAGACAGTGTCTGCCAATGACATCCAGTACAAACCGGTCAGTGTGGCCGACATTACGTCCCACAAGGACCTCTGTCTCACTGTGTCCGCATCCACCATTCAAGTGGAGCACCTCAACTCGTAG
- the znf384b gene encoding zinc finger protein 384b isoform X4: MMEDSHFNSSYFWSPVPTVPGQIENAMFLNKVKEQQEKSISFPPSSAPHYQTALLTIPTPGAKTDGGGQAGSAAHLHPPHSTQNITVLPVPSTGIMTAAGLVITTPQGTLVSPTSSQSFVSGHPATTMIVSALHPQDKKEGDGPHVVVMPAPSKRGRKKKVTQTRVSPLGGPAQETLILAHLTAGGQVASLQHHTRDPYDLSNEEEDPSPKDSTKTYRNHTESKPHKCPHCTKSFANSSYLAQHIRIHTGVKPYTCSYCQKCFRQLSHLQQHSRIHTGDRPYKCTHPGCEKSFTQLSNLQSHRRQHNKDKPYKCTNCNKGYIDSASLEVHMSTHTVKHARIYSCGLCNRTYTSETYLVKHMEKHNPDQLTAPAVMAAQSAQQNQSQAQSQAGAQRRVENADGGSTRPGGAGSGAAGGGQQGQSQSNYPQTESIPCPFDLHQYKTVSANDIQYKPVSVADITSHKDLCLTVSASTIQVEHLNS, encoded by the exons ATGATGGAGGATTCTCATTTTAATTCCTCATATTTCTGGTCTCCTGTTCCGACTGTGCCAGGACAG ATTGAGAATGCCATGTTCCTGAACAAGGTAAAAGAGCAACAGGAAAAGAGTatttccttccctccttcttcTGCACCCCACTACCAGACAGCCCTTCTCACCATCCCCACTCCTGGGGCCAAGACAGATGGAGGAGGGCAGGCTGGTTCTGCGGCACACCTGCACCCTCCTCACAGCACCCAGAACATCACAGTGCTGCCCGTCCCCTCCACGGGCATCATGACAGCAG CAGGTCTAGTGATCACAACTCCTCAGGGAACGCTAGTCTCCCCCACCTCCTCACAATCGTTTGTTTCTGGACATCCAGCAACAACCATGATTGTTTCAGCGCTCCATCCACAAG ATAAAAAAGAAGGGGATGGACCCCATGTGGTCGTGATGCCAGCGCCCTCCAAACGAGGGAGAAAGAAGAAGGTAACACAAACTAGAGTCAGTCCTCTGGGCGGACCAGCACAAGAGACACTAATACTGGCTCATCTCACGGCTGGTGGCCAG GTAGCATCTCTGCAGCATCACACTAGAGACCCGTATGACCTGTCAAATGAAGAGGAAGATCCAAGCCCTAAAGATAGCACTAAAACATACAG GAACCACACAGAGTCAAAGCCCCACAAGTGTCCGCACTGTACCAAGTCATTTGCCAACTCTAGCTACCTGGCCCAACATATCCGCATCCACACGGGAGTGAAACCCTACACCTGCTCCTACTGCCAAAAATGCTTCAGACAGCTCAGTCACCTTCAGCAGCACAGCAG gATACACACTGGAGATCGGCCGTACAAGTGCACCCACCCAGGCTGTGAGAAGTCCTTCACGCAACTCTCCAATTTACAG TCCCACCGGCgtcaacacaacaaagacaagccCTACAAATGCACCAACTGCAATAAAGGATACATAGATTCAGCGAGCCTGGAGGTGcacatgtccacacacacagtcaaacacGCCAGGATCTACTCATGTGGTCTCTGCAACCGCACTTATACCTCA GAGACGTATCTGGTGAAACACATGGAGAAACACAACCCAGACCAGTTGACTGCACCAGCAGTCATGGCAGCACAGTCAGCACAACAGAACCAAAGCCAGGcccagagtcaggcaggagctCAGAGACGGGTAGAGAATGCAGATGGAGGATCGACCCGACCTGGGGGAGCTGGGAGTGGAGCAGCAGGTGGAGGCCAGCAAGGACAGAGCCAGAGCAACTACCCCCAGACAGAAAGCATCCCCTGCCCGTTTGACCTGCATCAGTATAAGACAGTGTCTGCCAATGACATCCAGTACAAACCGGTCAGTGTGGCCGACATTACGTCCCACAAGGACCTCTGTCTCACTGTGTCCGCATCCACCATTCAAGTGGAGCACCTCAACTCGTAG
- the znf384b gene encoding zinc finger protein 384b isoform X3 encodes MMEDSHFNSSYFWSPVPTVPGQIENAMFLNKVKEQQEKSISFPPSSAPHYQTALLTIPTPGAKTDGGGQAGSAAHLHPPHSTQNITVLPVPSTGIMTAGLVITTPQGTLVSPTSSQSFVSGHPATTMIVSALHPQDKKEGDGPHVVVMPAPSKRGRKKKVTQTRVSPLGGPAQETLILAHLTAGGQVASLQHHTRDPYDLSNEEEDPSPKDSTKTYRCRMCAATFFSKSDMQIHSKSHTEAKPHKCPHCAKSFANSSYLAQHIRIHSGAKPYTCSYCQKSFRQLSHLQQHTRNHTESKPHKCPHCTKSFANSSYLAQHIRIHTGVKPYTCSYCQKCFRQLSHLQQHSRIHTGDRPYKCTHPGCEKSFTQLSNLQSHRRQHNKDKPYKCTNCNKGYIDSASLEVHMSTHTVKHARIYSCGLCNRTYTSETYLVKHMEKHNPDQLTAPAVMAAQSAQQNQSQAQSQAGAQRRVENADGGSTRPGGAGSGAAGGGQQGQSQSNYPQTESIPCPFDLHQYKTVSANDIQYKPVSVADITSHKDLCLTVSASTIQVEHLNS; translated from the exons ATGATGGAGGATTCTCATTTTAATTCCTCATATTTCTGGTCTCCTGTTCCGACTGTGCCAGGACAG ATTGAGAATGCCATGTTCCTGAACAAGGTAAAAGAGCAACAGGAAAAGAGTatttccttccctccttcttcTGCACCCCACTACCAGACAGCCCTTCTCACCATCCCCACTCCTGGGGCCAAGACAGATGGAGGAGGGCAGGCTGGTTCTGCGGCACACCTGCACCCTCCTCACAGCACCCAGAACATCACAGTGCTGCCCGTCCCCTCCACGGGCATCATGACAGCAG GTCTAGTGATCACAACTCCTCAGGGAACGCTAGTCTCCCCCACCTCCTCACAATCGTTTGTTTCTGGACATCCAGCAACAACCATGATTGTTTCAGCGCTCCATCCACAAG ATAAAAAAGAAGGGGATGGACCCCATGTGGTCGTGATGCCAGCGCCCTCCAAACGAGGGAGAAAGAAGAAGGTAACACAAACTAGAGTCAGTCCTCTGGGCGGACCAGCACAAGAGACACTAATACTGGCTCATCTCACGGCTGGTGGCCAG GTAGCATCTCTGCAGCATCACACTAGAGACCCGTATGACCTGTCAAATGAAGAGGAAGATCCAAGCCCTAAAGATAGCACTAAAACATACAG GTGCCGGATGTGTGCGGCGACCTTCTTCAGTAAGTCTGACATGCAGATCCACTCCAAGTCGCACACAGAGGCCAAACCTCACAAGTGTCCTCACTGCGCCAAGTCATTCGCCAACTCCAGCTACCTGGCCCAGCACATCCGCATCCACAGCGGGGCCAAGCCTTACACCTGCTCCTACTGCCAGAAATCTTTCAGGCAGCTCAGTCACTTACAGCAGCACACACG GAACCACACAGAGTCAAAGCCCCACAAGTGTCCGCACTGTACCAAGTCATTTGCCAACTCTAGCTACCTGGCCCAACATATCCGCATCCACACGGGAGTGAAACCCTACACCTGCTCCTACTGCCAAAAATGCTTCAGACAGCTCAGTCACCTTCAGCAGCACAGCAG gATACACACTGGAGATCGGCCGTACAAGTGCACCCACCCAGGCTGTGAGAAGTCCTTCACGCAACTCTCCAATTTACAG TCCCACCGGCgtcaacacaacaaagacaagccCTACAAATGCACCAACTGCAATAAAGGATACATAGATTCAGCGAGCCTGGAGGTGcacatgtccacacacacagtcaaacacGCCAGGATCTACTCATGTGGTCTCTGCAACCGCACTTATACCTCA GAGACGTATCTGGTGAAACACATGGAGAAACACAACCCAGACCAGTTGACTGCACCAGCAGTCATGGCAGCACAGTCAGCACAACAGAACCAAAGCCAGGcccagagtcaggcaggagctCAGAGACGGGTAGAGAATGCAGATGGAGGATCGACCCGACCTGGGGGAGCTGGGAGTGGAGCAGCAGGTGGAGGCCAGCAAGGACAGAGCCAGAGCAACTACCCCCAGACAGAAAGCATCCCCTGCCCGTTTGACCTGCATCAGTATAAGACAGTGTCTGCCAATGACATCCAGTACAAACCGGTCAGTGTGGCCGACATTACGTCCCACAAGGACCTCTGTCTCACTGTGTCCGCATCCACCATTCAAGTGGAGCACCTCAACTCGTAG